One Candidatus Eremiobacteraceae bacterium genomic region harbors:
- a CDS encoding type IV toxin-antitoxin system AbiEi family antitoxin domain-containing protein: protein MPDQFSNDLKEFGRISERIGLLQREIEELTAQRDQLRKRLRAYNSVVGQGLSSLPDASDEEVSEAVKAVVDSLREGPARISDIADKLGITPAVAATRLLRAEKAGLIERESRGKYRLKPVHPLVPDAAGLDERNDAGNEASSRTTGC, encoded by the coding sequence GTGCCAGATCAGTTTTCTAACGACCTCAAGGAATTCGGGCGCATCTCGGAGCGGATTGGACTGCTCCAGCGAGAGATCGAAGAATTGACCGCCCAGCGAGATCAGCTTCGTAAGCGCTTGCGGGCTTACAACTCGGTAGTTGGCCAGGGCCTTTCGTCTTTGCCCGATGCTTCGGACGAGGAGGTTTCGGAGGCGGTTAAGGCCGTCGTCGACAGCCTGCGCGAAGGCCCCGCTCGCATCTCGGATATCGCCGACAAACTCGGCATCACTCCCGCCGTCGCGGCGACGCGTCTGTTGCGGGCGGAAAAAGCCGGCCTGATTGAGCGTGAGTCTCGAGGCAAGTACAGGTTGAAGCCTGTGCACCCGCTTGTGCCCGACGCTGCAGGATTGGATGAGCGAAACGACGCCGGCAACGAGGCGTCATCCAGAACGACCGGCTGCTAG
- a CDS encoding DUF3892 domain-containing protein codes for MPLKCIARRMAPSGQRHEHISNLWTRDNDGAGPEAVRTRAEMVTYVEQHGDESVWCPDRDPARKSAWVHVNHIGDTKYVQTYADGRWSDNLLSLPER; via the coding sequence ATGCCTCTCAAATGCATCGCTCGTCGCATGGCGCCAAGCGGGCAACGGCACGAGCATATCAGCAATCTATGGACTCGCGACAACGACGGAGCGGGTCCGGAAGCCGTTCGGACACGCGCCGAAATGGTCACATACGTCGAGCAACACGGCGACGAGTCGGTGTGGTGCCCGGATCGAGATCCGGCAAGGAAGAGCGCGTGGGTTCACGTCAACCACATCGGCGATACGAAGTACGTCCAGACGTACGCCGACGGGCGCTGGTCGGACAACCTGCTCTCGTTGCCCGAGCGCTAA
- a CDS encoding restriction endonuclease has translation MPRVYSYATQLERERAALARAQEQQANAREKERRRADRAAQSALVERRQHEADEKTADVQEQMTALESFLASRAAKFAVYALDFDRLKRTPAMPKFDAGGLDAPLPEPVLVLPLAPNFLVRLIPPLMRRHEDAVAAAMRDHDAARARHAAATALRAKQLESRKEAYGAACDRVAAEAAAQNKEIDDFREDYRKCVPEAVDQYFELVLGEDRLPEEFPQEVRAAYAPDAKQLVVERQMPTIDAVPESQSFRYVKSGDRIEAKARPQSLVRAVYASFVAQFALATAYVVYKADEAATVDVLVLNCYVDTIDPATGKAIRPCLLSFRVTRDALAAIDLSKVEPTACLRSLGARVSPSPHELVPVQPVVNFKMVDPRFIDKRDVLDGLDQRPNLAGLTPSDFEALMTNLFEKMGLETRLTRPSRDGGVDCVAWDKREILGGKVVVQAKRYRHTVGVGAVRDLYGTMINEGAAKGILVTTSHYGKSAYEFAQNKPLELLTGENLIYMLKQYADVDAKIEFADDWNDPVPDSPELPAEAVDLKV, from the coding sequence GTGCCGAGAGTCTATTCGTATGCCACGCAGCTCGAAAGGGAGCGTGCCGCGCTGGCCAGGGCCCAGGAACAGCAGGCGAACGCGCGGGAGAAGGAGCGGCGTCGCGCGGATCGTGCCGCGCAGTCGGCGCTCGTCGAGCGACGACAGCACGAGGCGGACGAGAAGACCGCCGACGTTCAAGAACAGATGACCGCCCTCGAGTCGTTCCTCGCCTCGCGGGCCGCCAAATTCGCCGTCTATGCCCTCGACTTCGATCGGTTGAAGCGGACGCCCGCCATGCCCAAGTTCGATGCGGGGGGCCTGGATGCGCCGCTCCCCGAGCCCGTCCTCGTGTTGCCGCTCGCGCCGAATTTCTTGGTCCGACTGATCCCGCCGCTCATGCGTCGTCACGAGGATGCGGTGGCGGCCGCGATGCGCGACCACGATGCAGCGCGCGCCAGGCACGCGGCCGCGACGGCGTTGCGCGCGAAACAGCTCGAGTCTCGCAAAGAGGCCTACGGAGCGGCGTGCGATCGCGTCGCCGCCGAAGCGGCGGCGCAGAACAAAGAGATCGACGACTTCCGCGAAGACTATCGCAAGTGCGTGCCCGAGGCCGTCGATCAATACTTCGAACTCGTCCTTGGCGAAGATCGCCTGCCTGAAGAGTTCCCTCAGGAAGTCCGAGCTGCGTATGCTCCCGATGCGAAGCAGTTGGTGGTCGAGCGTCAAATGCCGACGATCGACGCGGTGCCGGAGTCGCAATCGTTTCGTTATGTCAAATCTGGCGATCGCATCGAGGCCAAGGCGCGTCCTCAATCGCTGGTTCGCGCTGTCTACGCATCGTTCGTAGCCCAATTCGCCCTCGCGACGGCATACGTCGTCTACAAGGCGGACGAAGCGGCAACCGTCGACGTGCTCGTGCTGAACTGCTACGTCGACACGATTGATCCGGCGACCGGCAAGGCGATTCGGCCGTGCCTGCTGAGCTTTCGCGTGACGCGCGACGCGCTCGCCGCGATCGATCTCTCGAAGGTCGAACCGACTGCCTGTTTGCGTTCGCTCGGCGCGCGCGTGTCGCCGAGCCCGCACGAGCTCGTTCCGGTCCAGCCCGTCGTGAACTTCAAGATGGTCGATCCGCGCTTCATCGACAAGAGGGACGTGCTCGACGGCCTCGACCAACGTCCGAACCTCGCCGGGCTCACCCCGTCGGACTTCGAAGCGCTCATGACCAACCTGTTCGAGAAGATGGGTCTGGAGACGCGCCTGACCCGTCCTTCGCGCGACGGCGGCGTCGACTGCGTCGCTTGGGACAAGCGCGAGATCCTCGGAGGCAAGGTGGTCGTCCAGGCCAAGCGCTATCGGCACACGGTCGGCGTCGGGGCCGTTCGCGATCTCTATGGCACCATGATCAACGAAGGCGCCGCGAAGGGCATCTTGGTCACGACGAGCCATTACGGCAAATCGGCGTACGAGTTCGCGCAGAACAAACCGCTCGAGCTGCTAACGGGCGAAAATCTCATCTACATGCTCAAGCAGTACGCCGACGTCGACGCAAAGATCGAGTTCGCCGACGATTGGAATGATCCGGTCCCCGATTCGCCCGAACTTCCCGCGGAGGCCGTGGATCTGAAGGTGTGA
- a CDS encoding PQQ-binding-like beta-propeller repeat protein, producing the protein MIGVGQGRLLALLASVALVASTTAACETWTAFRNDQSRTGDQQVVDALSDPSRVGRLHVVWRFHPPGAIGFTSSPIVPFNGNVYIGNGDGIFYAVDASTGVEKWHYPGKGILTSQFTCNPSSFGIASSATFTFIGVTPVVIFAAPDQSIGTRLGEGRLFALNANDGDVVWKSPVLAHITGLTQGSVTEKHEQIGYSSPLIYGNEVYVGIGNHCDDPIQWGRVVAVNIADGSIDGAFSFADGLRPGNTSPPGGDVWGSVAEGGGALYVTTGNQANGQAEPSPSRGLSMLRLDPTTGAVTWQKQPVPYVLDGDPDWSATPTYMQASCGNLIVSTQKDGWTWAMRDAGTPAWVFPSDNPSWINGFAPKDGTVHGDSRYIRPGAAWGDVYVTMDGGEDTISNVFQGEHRLHALNACAPDSSRVRWMLDVPDASTFGDPSLGPPTITNGMVYVGTDTGHLVVVADPSISQVPPTHFRCTKDGISNAACVASGFQLVPAPNVLANIALDGGIVGEPVIAFHNVYVSTSAGSLYMLDP; encoded by the coding sequence ATGATTGGCGTCGGTCAGGGTCGACTTCTCGCGCTGCTGGCGTCGGTCGCGCTCGTCGCGTCGACGACCGCCGCCTGCGAAACGTGGACGGCCTTTCGGAACGATCAATCGCGCACGGGCGATCAGCAGGTGGTCGACGCCCTTTCCGACCCGTCGCGCGTCGGCCGTCTGCACGTCGTCTGGCGGTTTCATCCTCCCGGCGCGATCGGTTTCACATCGTCGCCAATCGTGCCGTTCAACGGCAACGTCTACATCGGCAACGGCGACGGCATCTTCTATGCGGTCGATGCTTCGACCGGCGTCGAGAAGTGGCACTACCCGGGGAAAGGGATCCTAACGTCGCAATTCACGTGCAACCCCTCCAGCTTCGGCATCGCCTCGAGCGCGACGTTCACTTTCATCGGCGTCACCCCGGTCGTCATCTTCGCCGCGCCGGATCAATCGATTGGCACGCGTCTGGGCGAAGGCCGTCTTTTCGCTCTCAACGCGAACGACGGCGACGTGGTCTGGAAGTCGCCCGTGCTCGCGCACATCACCGGACTGACGCAGGGCAGCGTGACCGAGAAGCACGAGCAGATAGGGTATTCGTCGCCGCTCATCTACGGCAACGAGGTTTACGTCGGAATCGGCAACCATTGCGACGACCCGATACAGTGGGGTCGCGTCGTCGCAGTGAACATCGCCGACGGCTCGATCGACGGCGCGTTTTCGTTTGCCGACGGATTGCGCCCGGGAAATACGTCCCCGCCCGGCGGCGACGTCTGGGGTTCGGTCGCGGAAGGCGGCGGCGCGCTGTACGTGACGACAGGCAACCAGGCAAACGGGCAAGCAGAGCCGTCGCCGAGCCGTGGCTTGAGCATGCTCCGCCTCGACCCGACGACGGGTGCGGTGACTTGGCAGAAGCAGCCCGTTCCGTACGTTCTCGACGGCGATCCGGATTGGTCGGCCACGCCGACGTACATGCAGGCATCGTGCGGCAACCTAATCGTATCGACGCAGAAAGACGGCTGGACGTGGGCGATGCGCGATGCCGGCACGCCGGCTTGGGTCTTTCCGTCGGACAACCCGTCTTGGATCAACGGCTTCGCTCCCAAAGACGGTACCGTTCACGGCGACTCTCGCTACATCAGGCCGGGCGCGGCATGGGGCGACGTTTACGTCACCATGGACGGCGGCGAGGACACGATTTCGAATGTTTTCCAAGGCGAGCACCGGTTGCACGCGCTCAACGCTTGCGCGCCGGACTCGAGCCGCGTCCGTTGGATGTTGGACGTGCCGGACGCGTCGACGTTCGGGGATCCGTCGCTCGGCCCGCCGACCATAACCAACGGCATGGTCTACGTCGGGACGGACACGGGTCACTTGGTCGTCGTCGCCGACCCGAGCATCTCGCAGGTGCCGCCGACGCATTTTCGGTGCACGAAGGACGGGATTTCGAACGCCGCGTGCGTGGCGAGCGGATTCCAGCTCGTTCCCGCGCCCAACGTCCTTGCCAACATCGCGCTCGACGGCGGGATCGTCGGCGAGCCGGTCATTGCGTTTCATAACGTCTACGTGTCGACCAGCGCCGGGTCGTTGTACATGTTGGACCCATAG